In Mucilaginibacter celer, one DNA window encodes the following:
- a CDS encoding thiamine pyrophosphate-dependent enzyme — MAKKVAEQLVDMLLQAGIKRIYAITGDSLNELNDAVRRNPELKWIHVRNEEAGAFAASADAQLSGLACCAGSSGPGHVHLVNGLYDAHRSGAPVLAIASTCATKEFGSNYFQETNVIKLFDDCSYYNQVAANNKQVPRMAQAAIQTAIQRKGVGVLGFPGDVAGEDAVEIESSVNNFFCQANITPVQQELEQLAELINRHHKVCIFGGIGCADAHDEVVELAALLKAPVGYSFRGKMFLEYDNPYEVGMTGLLGLPAAYHAMHESDLVILLGTDFPYTQFYPQDKKIVQIDIRPENLGRRAKLHQGLYGDIKSTVKALMPLLTEKTDRSFLDAQLHVHAKVKDQQEAYIKDLGKHDAIHPEALASFIDKYASADAIFTCDTGMCNVWSARHIKANGKRSMIGSFVHGSMANAMPHAIGAALACPDRQVVAMCGDGGISMLLGDLATIRQYNLPIKIIVFNNRSLGMVKLEMEVMGLPDFEVDMQNPNFTLVADAMGIKGITINDPADLEQGISEAFAYAGPVLVNVLTDGTALAMPPHIELKMVKGMAVSMTKMMLGGKFDEVLATVKGNYKHLPEIFD, encoded by the coding sequence ATGGCAAAAAAAGTAGCCGAACAACTGGTTGATATGCTGCTGCAGGCAGGTATAAAACGTATTTACGCCATTACCGGCGATAGTTTAAACGAACTGAACGATGCCGTACGCCGCAACCCCGAACTAAAATGGATCCATGTACGCAATGAAGAAGCCGGAGCATTTGCCGCCTCGGCCGATGCGCAGTTAAGCGGCTTGGCCTGCTGTGCGGGCAGCAGCGGTCCGGGGCATGTGCATTTGGTTAATGGTTTGTATGATGCGCACCGCTCGGGCGCGCCCGTATTGGCTATAGCCTCAACCTGCGCTACCAAAGAGTTTGGCAGCAATTACTTCCAGGAAACCAATGTAATTAAACTTTTTGACGATTGCAGCTATTACAACCAGGTGGCCGCCAACAATAAACAGGTGCCGCGTATGGCACAGGCAGCTATTCAAACAGCCATACAGCGCAAAGGGGTAGGGGTTTTAGGTTTCCCGGGGGATGTGGCCGGAGAAGATGCTGTAGAAATAGAATCATCGGTAAATAACTTCTTTTGCCAGGCCAATATCACCCCGGTGCAGCAGGAACTGGAACAACTGGCCGAATTGATTAATCGCCACCATAAAGTTTGCATTTTTGGCGGGATAGGCTGCGCCGATGCCCACGATGAGGTTGTTGAACTTGCCGCGCTGCTTAAAGCCCCGGTAGGCTATTCCTTCCGCGGGAAAATGTTTTTGGAGTATGATAACCCCTATGAAGTAGGCATGACGGGCTTGCTTGGCCTGCCCGCCGCTTATCATGCCATGCACGAAAGTGATTTGGTGATCCTGTTGGGTACCGATTTTCCATACACTCAATTTTATCCTCAGGATAAAAAGATAGTGCAGATTGATATCCGTCCCGAAAATTTAGGCAGAAGGGCTAAGCTGCACCAGGGGCTTTACGGCGATATCAAATCGACCGTTAAAGCGCTGATGCCATTGCTAACCGAAAAAACAGACCGGAGCTTTCTGGATGCGCAATTGCACGTACACGCAAAGGTGAAAGATCAGCAGGAAGCGTATATTAAAGATCTGGGCAAGCATGATGCTATTCACCCCGAAGCATTGGCTTCATTTATAGATAAATATGCATCAGCCGATGCTATTTTTACCTGCGATACCGGGATGTGTAATGTATGGAGCGCAAGGCATATCAAAGCAAACGGCAAACGCTCCATGATCGGTTCGTTTGTTCACGGATCGATGGCCAATGCCATGCCGCATGCTATTGGCGCAGCGCTGGCCTGCCCGGACAGGCAGGTGGTGGCGATGTGCGGCGATGGCGGCATTTCGATGCTTTTAGGCGATTTGGCCACCATTAGACAATATAACCTGCCCATCAAAATCATCGTGTTCAATAACCGCTCTCTTGGTATGGTAAAACTGGAGATGGAGGTAATGGGCCTGCCCGATTTTGAGGTGGATATGCAAAACCCAAACTTTACGCTCGTTGCCGACGCTATGGGGATAAAGGGTATTACTATTAATGATCCTGCCGATCTTGAGCAGGGCATCAGTGAGGCTTTTGCATACGCCGGACCGGTACTGGTAAATGTTTTAACCGATGGAACAGCCCTGGCTATGCCGCCGCACATCGAACTTAAAATGGTAAAAGGTATGGCCGTTTCCATGACAAAAATGATGCTGGGCGGCAAGTTTGATGAGGTACTGGCTACGGTTAAAGGGAATTACAAGCATTTGCCGGAGATTTTTGATTAA
- a CDS encoding HRDC domain-containing protein, translated as MSEHNPAMQLAHDYLESTNTVVFLTGKAGTGKTTFLQNLRQTSKKKLAVVAPTGVAAINAGGMTIHSLFQIPFGPVIPGGNTHPEASYNDEKKELLTALELLIIDEISMVRPDVLDQLDLILRNIKKNNYPFGGIQLLLIGDLSQLSPIIRDDEWGILRPYYATPYFFSSQVMQKAPFVRIELDHVYRQKEQTFVDILNEVRNQTISPASLDLLNARYLPDFKPTVDDPYITLTTHNNIAQQINTEYLDALTGTEFEFAATIRGEFPKDAYPTETSLKLKIGAQVMFVKNDGSAEKLYYNGKIGTISRRDGNTVFVTTGTGKELAVEPVEWTNIKYQMAEGEMSETNAGSFAQHPLKLAWAITIHKSQGLTFDKAIIDVSEAFTHGQAYVALSRCRSLSGMVLRNPIAAHNIIGDPAVTRFNIQAEAIKPNWQTLERDKELYRMFLLSSLFNFNQLRVNAKGFEVLILNLDTEIMEVAEKFNRQLKAERSQQAATYFLDKFKIVVENLHRQLPGIIGESKEKAGKADKLINWLMHRVSLLEYFAQHSFSTERYLELSRNKLNANANSYLKALNAKANEELYEQMLSWREQTAAKEKIMPNMILSEKTLEVVAAKLPDTLKNLGAIKGIGPQKAALYGAELIGMIRVYKQAQQGGGIEQVSLF; from the coding sequence ATGAGTGAACATAACCCCGCCATGCAACTGGCTCATGATTACCTGGAGAGTACCAATACAGTGGTCTTTCTTACGGGTAAGGCCGGTACCGGTAAAACTACCTTTTTGCAAAACCTGAGACAAACCTCAAAAAAGAAACTGGCGGTAGTGGCTCCAACGGGCGTAGCAGCCATTAATGCAGGCGGTATGACCATTCACTCGTTGTTTCAAATCCCCTTCGGGCCGGTAATTCCAGGAGGCAATACGCATCCCGAAGCCAGCTATAACGACGAGAAGAAAGAATTGTTAACCGCCCTCGAGCTGCTCATTATTGATGAAATCAGTATGGTGCGGCCGGATGTGCTGGATCAGCTCGACCTCATTCTGCGTAACATCAAAAAAAATAATTATCCTTTTGGGGGCATACAGCTTCTTTTAATCGGCGATCTGTCGCAGTTAAGTCCCATTATCCGGGATGATGAGTGGGGAATATTAAGGCCGTACTACGCTACACCTTATTTTTTTAGCAGCCAGGTGATGCAAAAAGCTCCCTTTGTGCGCATTGAGCTGGATCATGTTTACCGGCAAAAAGAACAGACCTTTGTTGATATATTGAATGAAGTACGCAATCAAACTATTAGTCCGGCGAGTTTAGATTTGTTGAACGCGCGATATCTGCCTGATTTTAAACCAACTGTGGATGATCCGTACATAACACTCACCACGCACAATAATATTGCCCAACAAATTAATACCGAATATTTAGATGCACTAACGGGCACCGAATTTGAGTTTGCGGCTACCATCCGGGGAGAATTTCCGAAGGATGCTTATCCTACCGAAACCAGCTTAAAGTTAAAAATTGGCGCACAGGTGATGTTTGTAAAAAACGACGGATCGGCAGAGAAGCTTTACTATAATGGCAAAATAGGTACGATAAGCCGGAGAGATGGTAATACGGTATTTGTAACCACAGGTACTGGCAAAGAACTTGCTGTTGAACCTGTAGAGTGGACGAACATTAAATACCAAATGGCCGAGGGTGAAATGAGCGAAACCAATGCCGGTAGTTTTGCACAGCATCCACTTAAGCTGGCCTGGGCAATTACCATTCATAAAAGCCAGGGTTTAACGTTTGATAAGGCTATTATTGATGTAAGCGAGGCCTTTACCCATGGCCAGGCCTATGTGGCGTTAAGCCGCTGCCGCAGTTTATCGGGGATGGTTTTGCGTAATCCTATTGCTGCTCATAACATTATTGGCGATCCGGCTGTAACGCGGTTTAACATACAGGCCGAAGCCATAAAACCAAATTGGCAAACCCTTGAGCGGGATAAGGAATTGTACCGGATGTTCCTGCTGAGCAGTTTGTTTAATTTTAATCAATTAAGGGTAAATGCTAAAGGCTTCGAGGTCCTGATCCTCAACCTGGATACTGAGATTATGGAAGTTGCCGAAAAGTTTAACCGGCAACTGAAAGCCGAGCGGAGCCAACAAGCGGCAACATATTTCCTGGATAAGTTTAAAATTGTAGTTGAAAACCTGCACAGGCAACTGCCCGGCATCATAGGTGAATCAAAAGAAAAGGCAGGAAAAGCGGATAAGCTCATCAACTGGTTAATGCATCGGGTAAGCCTCCTCGAATATTTTGCACAACACTCATTCTCAACCGAACGATACCTCGAGCTATCCAGGAACAAGTTGAACGCGAACGCTAACTCCTATCTTAAAGCGCTGAATGCCAAAGCTAACGAAGAATTATATGAGCAGATGCTGAGCTGGCGCGAACAAACCGCTGCCAAAGAAAAAATAATGCCCAATATGATACTCTCCGAAAAAACGTTAGAAGTTGTTGCCGCCAAACTGCCGGATACGCTTAAAAATCTGGGCGCTATTAAGGGCATCGGGCCGCAAAAAGCGGCATTATACGGAGCAGAGCTTATCGGTATGATCAGGGTTTATAAGCAGGCGCAACAGGGAGGTGGGATTGAGCAGGTTAGTTTGTTTTGA
- a CDS encoding outer membrane beta-barrel protein: MNGILPGRQTYGQSDNSSIYNIGFGIQKQLWQRQGTIRLCANDLFHTLNLRSQILGVNGVEALIPTLTIRTS; this comes from the coding sequence CTGAACGGTATTTTGCCAGGCAGGCAAACTTACGGACAAAGCGATAACAGTTCGATATACAATATCGGTTTCGGTATTCAGAAACAATTATGGCAGCGACAGGGAACTATAAGGTTATGCGCCAATGATTTGTTTCATACACTTAACCTGCGCAGCCAAATACTCGGCGTCAATGGTGTAGAAGCTTTAATACCCACTCTAACGATACGCACTTCATAA
- a CDS encoding S1 family peptidase, whose protein sequence is MNKLLLRLTVFLLLLLSVSPAIAQQKNKTGASPKIDKLTNAVSSAIKKCYQASVLMWEIDGESGQRMSAQFSGVVVSASGQIFSAAHVVHPGKSYQVMFPDGRKCVARGLGRIAIAPTHMIPDAAALKIIDKGTWPFVQPGWSSSVWVNEPCISIAYPESQEQRKPYIRFGRISVLKNEYGFIESACLMEPGDSGGPLFDLSGRLIGLHSGIQQQEDINYEIPVDTYRKYLTALNREEDYASMPKDSDAVGMDNAPLTAKNIPSATNLNQEFKAADKAAKVSCAKISSNIGGQAQHVLGTIINPDIEHVKASIAGKGVIVSKSSMVGVDPVITLPDGVVIKGAILARDKVNDLVLLIPASDKKMKGISLKALNTDSVAYNDLGKFLISPLPDSTASISVVGSLFFNLPKVSSYGYLGAVTGEKDDKLIFTYIQPKSAAEQAGITVSDQLLAVDGKVVKDQLDVLKSLQKYRAGDTTTFTILSKDVKLDKTVVLKYPPQKVTNHPVERFAGGKSLRRDGFNNIFAHDARIKPYECGGPVFNVAGYLMGINIARLSRTTTIVMPSGAVKSFVTANLVDK, encoded by the coding sequence ATGAATAAACTACTACTTAGGCTGACTGTTTTTTTACTTTTATTACTTTCTGTTTCCCCCGCCATCGCGCAGCAAAAAAACAAAACCGGCGCGAGCCCCAAAATTGATAAACTTACCAACGCCGTATCGTCGGCTATAAAAAAATGCTACCAGGCTTCGGTGCTGATGTGGGAAATTGACGGCGAAAGCGGTCAGCGCATGAGCGCCCAGTTTAGCGGTGTGGTAGTGAGCGCGTCGGGACAAATTTTTAGTGCGGCCCACGTAGTTCACCCCGGCAAAAGTTACCAGGTTATGTTTCCGGATGGCCGTAAATGCGTGGCCCGCGGATTAGGGCGTATCGCTATCGCGCCTACACACATGATTCCTGATGCGGCGGCTTTAAAAATAATTGATAAAGGCACCTGGCCCTTCGTGCAACCTGGCTGGTCATCGTCTGTTTGGGTTAATGAGCCTTGTATCAGTATTGCCTATCCCGAAAGCCAGGAACAACGTAAACCCTACATCAGGTTCGGTCGTATCAGCGTACTGAAAAATGAATACGGGTTTATCGAATCAGCCTGTTTAATGGAACCCGGCGATTCGGGAGGCCCGCTGTTTGATCTGTCGGGCAGGCTGATTGGTTTGCACAGCGGTATCCAGCAGCAGGAGGATATCAATTATGAAATACCGGTAGATACTTATCGTAAATACCTTACCGCCTTAAACCGGGAGGAAGATTATGCATCGATGCCTAAAGACAGCGATGCTGTTGGCATGGACAATGCTCCTTTAACGGCTAAAAATATCCCTTCGGCAACTAACCTGAACCAGGAATTTAAAGCTGCTGATAAAGCCGCAAAAGTTTCCTGCGCCAAAATATCAAGCAATATTGGCGGGCAGGCACAACATGTTCTGGGCACCATAATTAACCCGGATATTGAACATGTTAAAGCTTCCATCGCAGGGAAAGGCGTTATCGTATCAAAAAGTTCGATGGTTGGAGTCGACCCGGTTATCACCTTGCCCGATGGTGTAGTGATTAAAGGCGCAATTTTGGCACGCGATAAGGTTAACGATTTGGTGTTGCTGATCCCGGCTTCGGACAAGAAAATGAAAGGGATCAGCTTAAAAGCGCTGAATACTGATAGTGTTGCTTACAATGATCTGGGCAAGTTCCTGATCTCGCCACTGCCCGATTCTACAGCCAGTATCAGCGTTGTGGGCAGCTTGTTTTTTAACCTGCCCAAAGTTAGCAGCTACGGATATTTGGGTGCAGTTACCGGCGAAAAAGATGACAAGCTAATATTTACTTATATCCAGCCCAAAAGCGCTGCCGAACAGGCGGGTATTACCGTTAGCGATCAGCTTTTGGCGGTAGATGGCAAAGTGGTTAAAGATCAGTTGGATGTACTTAAATCACTTCAAAAATACAGGGCGGGGGATACCACTACCTTTACTATACTAAGTAAGGATGTAAAACTGGATAAAACTGTGGTTTTAAAATATCCGCCACAAAAAGTAACCAATCACCCGGTTGAGCGCTTTGCCGGAGGAAAAAGCCTTAGGCGCGACGGCTTTAACAATATTTTTGCGCATGATGCCCGGATCAAACCTTATGAATGCGGCGGGCCGGTGTTTAATGTGGCGGGTTATCTGATGGGTATAAATATTGCGAGATTAAGCAGAACGACGACGATTGTTATGCCTTCCGGGGCAGTTAAAAGTTTTGTAACTGCTAATTTGGTTGACAAATAA
- a CDS encoding WG repeat-containing protein, whose amino-acid sequence MKYQVIFVLSFLATTICDSNPGYSQNNSGNNAIGKAIKDIGSILKKKKGNPAQPASSGTDESPAIKKGNAGEIAPGAVSLDVDRMYDFNNGVAVVQKGSSTAVINPKGAIVVPFNTYDFSYYTINVASTYAYFSNGMFHLRTMDHQQWEFMNSSAKIIAVGVLNELTENKRQLQINNSGKWTYTTPDGKKYSPGDQLYDVNEGIGIIHRQVQSGVYNSYKWLDGRPLVQTNFDELYAFSEGLAVVGKKDQFGEIKYGYLNKEGKMAIPLMYSVKPGAFSGGYAKVVPKDKSAFEYAFINKKGEIVWKQTQADIIKYGIFDHFNPFGKAFSGKYILDSTFKLTSYADFFRSFGLPADSWLLKEQSFVENEPNPKLLFGIRGVNSRYTQQPLTGFINLSTGKVVAPVFDLLNVNYIYFDPAAKLAYAKVCIGKSNGGGLIYREGYINEDGQFVIVKADGGKW is encoded by the coding sequence ATGAAATATCAAGTAATTTTCGTATTATCATTCTTAGCGACAACCATTTGCGACAGCAACCCAGGCTACAGCCAAAACAACTCCGGTAACAATGCAATCGGAAAGGCAATCAAAGATATAGGATCGATCCTCAAGAAAAAAAAGGGCAATCCCGCTCAACCTGCTTCAAGCGGGACAGACGAAAGCCCGGCCATTAAAAAGGGAAACGCGGGTGAAATTGCGCCAGGAGCCGTTTCACTTGATGTTGACCGCATGTACGATTTTAACAACGGCGTGGCTGTTGTACAAAAAGGATCTTCTACAGCCGTTATCAACCCGAAGGGCGCTATCGTTGTGCCGTTCAATACCTATGATTTTTCTTATTACACTATCAATGTAGCGTCAACCTATGCATACTTTAGTAACGGCATGTTTCATCTCCGTACCATGGATCATCAGCAATGGGAATTTATGAACAGTTCGGCCAAGATCATAGCTGTCGGGGTGCTTAACGAGCTTACCGAGAACAAAAGACAGCTCCAGATCAATAACAGCGGGAAATGGACATACACCACACCTGATGGTAAAAAGTATAGTCCCGGTGATCAACTTTACGATGTTAATGAAGGTATTGGCATTATACACCGCCAGGTTCAAAGCGGCGTTTATAATAGCTATAAATGGTTAGACGGCAGACCGCTCGTGCAAACCAACTTCGACGAGTTATATGCATTCTCAGAGGGATTGGCTGTAGTTGGCAAAAAAGACCAGTTCGGCGAGATTAAATACGGATACCTAAACAAGGAAGGCAAAATGGCTATCCCGCTGATGTATTCGGTTAAGCCGGGAGCATTTTCCGGTGGATATGCCAAAGTTGTTCCGAAAGATAAATCGGCCTTTGAATATGCTTTTATTAACAAAAAAGGCGAAATCGTTTGGAAACAAACACAGGCCGATATCATCAAATACGGAATTTTTGACCATTTCAACCCGTTTGGAAAAGCTTTCAGCGGGAAATATATACTGGACTCTACGTTCAAACTAACCAGTTATGCCGATTTCTTCAGGTCTTTCGGTTTGCCGGCAGATTCCTGGTTGCTTAAAGAACAAAGTTTCGTTGAAAACGAGCCTAATCCAAAATTGCTTTTCGGTATAAGGGGCGTCAATAGCCGTTATACTCAGCAACCGCTCACCGGCTTCATTAACCTGAGCACCGGCAAGGTGGTTGCGCCCGTATTCGATTTGTTAAACGTTAATTACATCTACTTTGATCCTGCGGCCAAACTGGCATATGCCAAGGTTTGCATCGGCAAAAGTAACGGTGGCGGACTGATATATCGCGAGGGTTACATTAATGAAGACGGACAATTTGTGATTGTGAAAGCAGACGGTGGTAAATGGTAG
- a CDS encoding tetratricopeptide repeat protein, with the protein MKKILIPVLFLVTYCNRVSAQAVQKEIDSLTLQLQKHTGQDTARVMLLNDLAYAYYVVNPDKGLEQAKAAAALASRLSYTRGLATAFSRMSVNYWAKGQDSLAMQTSEKAIRYYKLSGNLLGYAKALNNRALNHYALENYIAAIHDHEEALAIFKKLNFPLGIQNSYNNTGVVFLALNDYPRALDNFLKASRVLPGAVTSAQANILANIGLVYKNMKTYPKAFSYQQQALKIYQSVGDQQGIANSLGNIATVYDLSHKDRQALVYYQQALTINRTIGNKAHIASDLTNIGVLYHDARDFSRAEQYLKEAVALYSETTDKNDLSEALLALAANEEKRPGTRDRAGLVERLQKASLQAAEAGGSPLRKSEALEALSNTYEKAGRFQLALDAYKKHILLQDTIFNKAKDQEILRKQLEFDFEQKELVTKAEIQRQKMVRQAVVAGSAVLLVMLGSGFLLYKRKQDAVNRKKAAEYKATVAETELKVLRSQMNPHFIFNSLNAINDYIAKNDKETAQQYLVEFAGLMRQALENSHFSEIPLADDLDFIRQYLQVEARRLKNTFAFEINIDPEIDTENTLIPPLLLQPFIENSIWHGMAPKVGTADGLITISLKKKDDLLICTIEDNGVGKVTDARQQTAKRRSFGLELTESRLAILNEKKQAGGQLQISENLNGKGTKVELSLPLKMAF; encoded by the coding sequence ATGAAAAAAATCCTAATCCCGGTCCTTTTTTTAGTTACGTACTGTAACCGGGTGTCCGCACAGGCTGTGCAAAAAGAAATAGATTCGCTTACCTTACAATTGCAAAAACACACCGGGCAAGACACTGCCCGAGTTATGCTGCTTAATGATTTGGCCTACGCTTACTATGTGGTTAACCCAGACAAGGGGCTCGAACAGGCAAAGGCTGCCGCCGCTTTGGCAAGCCGTTTAAGTTACACCCGTGGGCTTGCCACTGCTTTTAGCAGGATGAGCGTTAATTATTGGGCGAAAGGACAGGATTCGCTGGCAATGCAAACCAGCGAAAAAGCTATACGCTATTATAAACTTTCGGGTAATTTGCTGGGATATGCCAAAGCATTGAATAACCGCGCACTAAACCATTATGCATTGGAGAATTATATTGCGGCAATACATGACCATGAAGAAGCGCTGGCGATCTTTAAAAAGTTAAACTTTCCGTTAGGGATACAGAACTCCTATAATAATACGGGAGTTGTTTTCCTGGCCTTGAACGATTACCCGAGGGCTCTGGATAACTTCCTGAAAGCAAGTCGTGTCCTGCCCGGGGCTGTCACTTCCGCGCAAGCCAACATATTGGCCAATATCGGACTGGTTTACAAGAACATGAAAACTTATCCGAAAGCTTTTTCATATCAGCAGCAAGCTTTAAAGATTTATCAGTCTGTTGGCGATCAACAGGGCATTGCCAATAGCCTTGGCAATATAGCTACGGTTTACGATCTTTCCCATAAAGACCGGCAGGCACTTGTCTATTACCAGCAGGCGCTTACCATCAACCGGACAATAGGTAATAAGGCGCACATCGCGAGTGACCTCACCAATATTGGCGTGCTTTACCATGATGCTCGTGACTTTTCCCGGGCGGAACAGTACTTGAAAGAGGCAGTCGCCCTTTATTCCGAAACAACTGATAAAAACGATCTTTCCGAAGCTTTGCTTGCCCTTGCGGCTAATGAGGAAAAACGCCCGGGAACCCGTGACCGGGCAGGTCTTGTAGAGCGGTTGCAAAAGGCATCGTTGCAGGCAGCTGAAGCCGGCGGCTCACCATTAAGGAAAAGCGAAGCGCTCGAAGCGCTAAGTAACACCTATGAAAAGGCCGGCAGATTTCAGCTTGCTTTAGACGCGTATAAAAAGCATATTTTATTACAGGATACTATTTTCAATAAAGCTAAAGACCAGGAGATTTTGCGTAAGCAACTTGAGTTTGATTTTGAGCAAAAAGAACTGGTAACAAAGGCCGAAATACAACGCCAAAAAATGGTTAGGCAAGCTGTTGTTGCTGGTAGCGCGGTTTTATTGGTCATGCTGGGTAGCGGATTTTTACTGTATAAACGGAAACAGGATGCCGTGAACCGCAAAAAAGCAGCGGAGTATAAAGCTACCGTAGCCGAGACAGAATTAAAAGTACTTCGGTCGCAGATGAACCCTCATTTTATTTTTAATTCATTGAATGCTATTAACGATTACATCGCTAAAAACGATAAGGAAACGGCGCAACAATACCTGGTTGAATTTGCCGGGCTAATGAGGCAGGCACTCGAAAATTCCCATTTTAGTGAAATACCGCTTGCTGATGACCTGGACTTTATCAGGCAGTACCTGCAGGTGGAAGCACGACGGTTAAAAAATACTTTTGCCTTTGAAATTAACATCGATCCGGAAATAGATACTGAAAATACGCTTATCCCACCGCTGCTGCTCCAACCTTTTATCGAAAACAGCATCTGGCATGGCATGGCGCCTAAAGTTGGTACCGCCGATGGCTTGATTACCATTAGCCTTAAAAAAAAGGATGACCTGCTGATCTGTACCATTGAAGATAACGGTGTTGGCAAAGTGACGGATGCAAGACAACAAACAGCAAAAAGGCGATCTTTCGGGCTGGAACTCACCGAGAGCAGATTGGCTATTCTTAATGAGAAAAAACAGGCTGGCGGACAATTGCAGATCAGCGAAAACTTAAATGGAAAAGGAACAAAAGTGGAATTAAGCCTTCCTTTGAAGATGGCTTTTTAA
- a CDS encoding LytR/AlgR family response regulator transcription factor, producing the protein MIRITIIDDEQHCAEQIVTLLEDHHDKAIISSIHHEANDALRGIAKHHPDVVFLDVHLGETTAFELLKQLPTIDFALIFTTAYERYAIQAFQYAALDYLLKPISKDEFARAISRAITLTEKIHSAERVRLLLGNLSLEGKRKKISIPTGDGLIFLNISEIVRCEADVNYTHIYTISGHKHTVAKTLKYFDELLADNNFFRVHQSHLINLDHIRKYQRTKSGTVIMADNTSIDVSTRRRELFLEKINAL; encoded by the coding sequence ATGATCCGCATAACAATTATAGACGACGAGCAGCATTGCGCTGAGCAAATCGTGACTTTACTGGAAGATCACCACGACAAGGCGATCATATCCTCCATTCATCATGAAGCAAACGATGCGTTGCGGGGTATTGCAAAACACCATCCAGACGTAGTGTTTTTGGATGTACATCTTGGCGAAACCACGGCTTTTGAACTTTTAAAACAACTGCCGACAATCGATTTTGCATTGATCTTTACGACTGCTTACGAACGTTACGCCATTCAGGCTTTTCAATACGCTGCTTTAGATTATTTGCTTAAACCCATAAGCAAAGACGAATTTGCCCGTGCAATTAGCAGGGCCATAACACTAACTGAAAAAATTCATTCGGCCGAAAGAGTGCGCCTGTTACTGGGCAATTTATCCTTAGAAGGGAAACGCAAAAAAATTTCGATCCCAACAGGCGACGGACTGATCTTTTTGAATATATCCGAGATTGTGCGCTGCGAAGCAGATGTGAATTACACACATATTTACACCATATCCGGCCATAAACACACCGTGGCAAAAACGCTAAAGTATTTTGACGAGTTGTTAGCCGACAATAATTTTTTTCGCGTGCACCAGTCTCATCTTATTAACCTCGACCATATCAGGAAATACCAGCGTACCAAGTCGGGAACCGTCATTATGGCCGATAATACCTCGATCGATGTTTCTACACGCAGAAGAGAACTTTTTCTGGAAAAAATAAATGCACTGTAA